A window from Bordetella petrii encodes these proteins:
- a CDS encoding ATP-binding cassette domain-containing protein has protein sequence MASATLITLTGVQLAYGHHALLAHADFTIQAGERIGLIGRNGAGKSSLLRLLDGRAQPDDGDLARLSGLRVATVEQEPLLDDSLTVFDVVHAIGDDHEDWQRPARVRAALERLGLPADVAVASLSGGMRKRVALARALVDEPDLLLLDEPTNHLDFDGIAWLEELLRGWKGAAVIITHDRRFLDAVATRIVELDRGRLLSFPGNFSQWQERKAQWLESERLEQERFDKLLAQEEVWIRKGIEARRTRNEGRVRRLERLRVERAERRDRMGNVSLALAEGQRSGKLVAELENVDKAFGDKIVVRDYSTTILRGDRIGIVGPNGAGKTTLLKLILGELAPDSGSTRLGTNVAVAYFDQMRAQLDEDATLADVISPGSEWVEIGGARKHVMSYLGDFLFSPARAGSPVRSLSGGERARLLLARLFARPANVLVLDEPTNDLDIETLELLEELLQEYAGTVLLVSHDRAFLNNVVTQTIASEGEGRWRDYVGGYDEWIAQRPAAPAAAAAKPARAAGTAADAPSAAPAPRARPARAARLSAWELRELESLPEAIADIEARQAALSDQLADGSLYRDAPAEVERINKELAALETELEEKFARWELLESRRADA, from the coding sequence ATGGCTTCGGCAACTCTTATTACCCTTACCGGCGTGCAACTGGCCTACGGCCACCACGCACTGCTGGCTCACGCAGATTTCACCATCCAGGCCGGCGAGCGCATCGGCCTGATCGGCCGCAACGGCGCGGGCAAGTCGTCGCTGCTGCGCCTGCTCGACGGCCGCGCCCAGCCCGACGACGGCGATCTGGCGCGCCTGTCGGGCCTGCGCGTGGCCACGGTCGAGCAAGAACCGCTGCTCGACGACTCCCTTACCGTATTTGACGTCGTGCACGCCATTGGCGACGACCACGAAGACTGGCAGCGGCCGGCGCGCGTACGCGCGGCCCTCGAACGGCTGGGGCTGCCGGCCGACGTGGCCGTCGCCAGCCTGTCCGGCGGCATGCGCAAGCGGGTGGCGCTGGCGCGCGCGCTGGTCGACGAGCCCGATCTGCTGCTGCTGGACGAACCCACCAACCACCTGGATTTCGACGGCATCGCCTGGCTGGAAGAACTGCTGCGCGGCTGGAAGGGCGCGGCCGTGATCATCACCCACGATCGCCGCTTCCTCGACGCGGTGGCCACGCGCATCGTCGAACTCGACCGCGGCCGCCTGCTCAGCTTCCCGGGCAACTTCTCGCAATGGCAGGAACGCAAGGCCCAGTGGCTGGAATCCGAACGCCTCGAACAAGAACGCTTCGACAAACTGCTGGCCCAGGAAGAAGTCTGGATCCGCAAGGGCATCGAAGCGCGCCGCACGCGCAATGAAGGCCGGGTGCGGCGGCTGGAGCGGCTGCGCGTCGAGCGCGCCGAGCGCCGCGACCGCATGGGCAACGTCAGCCTGGCCCTGGCCGAAGGCCAGCGCTCGGGCAAGCTGGTGGCCGAACTGGAAAACGTCGACAAGGCATTCGGCGACAAGATCGTGGTGCGCGACTACAGCACGACCATCCTGCGCGGCGACCGCATCGGCATCGTGGGCCCCAACGGCGCGGGCAAGACCACGCTGCTCAAGCTCATCCTGGGAGAACTCGCGCCCGACAGCGGCTCGACGCGCCTGGGCACCAATGTAGCGGTGGCCTATTTCGACCAGATGCGCGCCCAGCTCGACGAAGACGCCACGCTGGCCGATGTGATAAGCCCAGGCAGCGAATGGGTCGAGATCGGCGGCGCCCGCAAGCATGTCATGAGCTACCTGGGCGATTTCCTGTTTTCGCCGGCACGCGCCGGCTCGCCGGTGCGCAGCCTGTCAGGCGGCGAACGCGCACGGCTGCTGCTGGCGCGGCTGTTCGCGCGGCCGGCCAATGTGCTGGTACTGGACGAGCCGACCAACGACCTCGACATCGAAACGCTGGAACTGCTTGAAGAACTGCTGCAGGAATACGCTGGCACCGTGCTGCTGGTCAGCCACGACCGCGCCTTCCTGAACAACGTGGTCACCCAGACAATCGCCAGCGAAGGCGAAGGCCGCTGGCGCGACTACGTGGGCGGCTACGACGAATGGATCGCCCAGCGCCCGGCCGCCCCGGCCGCTGCCGCCGCCAAGCCGGCACGCGCCGCAGGCACGGCGGCCGATGCGCCGTCGGCCGCGCCGGCGCCCCGGGCACGGCCGGCCCGGGCTGCCCGGCTCAGCGCCTGGGAACTGCGCGAACTCGAAAGCCTGCCCGAAGCCATCGCCGACATCGAAGCCCGCCAAGCGGCGCTGTCGGACCAACTGGCCGACGGCAGCCTGTACCGCGATGCGCCCGCCGAAGTCGAACGCATCAATAAAGAGCTGGCCGCCCTGGAAACCGAGCTGGAAGAAAAATTCGCGCGCTGGGAACTGCTGGAAAGCCGGCGCGCCGACGCCTGA
- the msbA gene encoding lipid A export permease/ATP-binding protein MsbA, producing the protein MNSAARHAPAGSHPVKAELWKRVYSRVGSYWKGLLLAILLMAGAAATQPTLAIIMKPLLDDGFTGAKPYFVWALPLAVIGLIFLRGVCNFFSDYLLAWVANNVLLGIRGDMFDRLLGLPDAQFKRGDTGRLLNRFTIDAGNVTGYATDVITVLVRETLVVIALICVLLYMSWMLTLIILVMLPVSILIARSFIRRLRRINRETVNMNAELTRVASEGINGQRVIKLFDGYDAERGRFAFVNARLRRFAMRTATADAAMTPLTQVCISISVGAIIAVALSQANHGALTVGSFASFMAALAQIFDPIKRLTNLAGKMQKMLVAAESVFTLIDEEPEIDTGTRTLPEPVRGKIEFRDVTHRFHDADRDTVSKVSFQVEPGQTVALVGRSGSGKTTLVNMLPRFVLPDSGSILVDDVPINELSLRSLRSHLSLVSQDVVLFDDTIAANVGYGALGQATDEQVREALAAANLLDFVDALPQGMHTLVGENAARLSGGQRQRLAIARALIKNAPILILDEATSALDNESERQVQASLERLMRGRTTLVIAHRLSTVQNADRIVVLDAGQIIEQGPHAELLAKQGLYASLYNMQFRED; encoded by the coding sequence TTGAATTCTGCCGCACGCCATGCGCCCGCCGGGTCCCATCCGGTCAAGGCCGAGCTCTGGAAGCGCGTCTACAGCCGCGTGGGTTCCTACTGGAAGGGCCTGCTGCTGGCCATCCTGCTGATGGCCGGCGCGGCCGCCACCCAGCCCACGCTGGCCATCATCATGAAGCCGCTGCTCGACGACGGCTTCACCGGGGCCAAGCCTTATTTCGTGTGGGCGCTGCCGCTGGCCGTGATCGGCCTGATCTTCCTGCGCGGCGTGTGCAATTTTTTCAGCGACTACCTGCTGGCGTGGGTGGCCAACAATGTGCTGCTCGGCATCCGCGGCGACATGTTCGACCGCCTGCTGGGCCTGCCCGACGCCCAGTTCAAGCGCGGCGACACCGGCCGCCTGCTCAACCGCTTCACCATCGACGCCGGCAACGTCACGGGCTACGCCACCGACGTCATTACCGTGCTGGTGCGCGAAACCCTGGTGGTCATCGCGCTCATCTGTGTGCTGCTGTACATGTCCTGGATGCTGACGCTGATCATCCTGGTCATGCTGCCGGTATCCATCCTGATCGCCCGCAGCTTCATCCGGCGGTTGCGCCGCATCAACCGCGAAACCGTCAACATGAACGCCGAGCTCACCCGCGTGGCCAGCGAAGGCATCAACGGCCAGCGGGTCATCAAGCTGTTCGACGGCTACGACGCCGAGCGCGGCCGTTTCGCCTTCGTCAACGCGCGCCTGCGGCGCTTCGCCATGCGCACCGCCACGGCCGACGCCGCCATGACCCCGCTCACCCAGGTGTGCATCTCGATATCGGTCGGCGCCATCATCGCGGTGGCCCTCAGCCAGGCCAACCATGGCGCGCTTACCGTCGGCAGCTTTGCATCGTTCATGGCCGCCCTGGCGCAGATTTTCGATCCCATCAAGCGCCTTACCAACCTGGCCGGCAAGATGCAGAAAATGCTGGTGGCCGCCGAAAGCGTCTTCACCCTGATCGACGAAGAGCCCGAAATCGACACCGGCACGCGCACGCTGCCCGAGCCGGTGCGCGGCAAGATCGAGTTCCGGGATGTCACCCATCGCTTCCACGACGCCGATCGCGATACCGTCAGCAAGGTGTCGTTCCAGGTCGAGCCCGGCCAGACCGTGGCCCTGGTGGGCCGTTCGGGCAGCGGCAAGACCACCCTGGTCAATATGCTGCCGCGCTTCGTGCTGCCCGATTCCGGCAGCATCCTGGTCGACGATGTGCCCATCAACGAGCTCAGCCTGCGCAGCTTGCGTTCGCACCTGTCGCTGGTCAGCCAGGATGTCGTGCTGTTCGACGACACCATCGCCGCCAACGTCGGCTATGGCGCGCTGGGCCAGGCTACCGACGAACAGGTGCGCGAAGCCCTGGCGGCGGCCAACCTGCTCGATTTTGTCGACGCCCTGCCGCAGGGCATGCATACCCTGGTGGGCGAAAACGCCGCGCGCCTGTCGGGTGGCCAGCGCCAGCGCCTGGCCATCGCCCGCGCGCTCATCAAGAACGCGCCCATCCTCATCCTCGACGAAGCCACTTCGGCGCTGGACAACGAATCCGAACGCCAGGTGCAAGCCTCGCTCGAGCGCCTGATGCGCGGCCGCACCACGCTGGTCATTGCGCATCGCCTGTCCACGGTACAAAACGCCGACCGCATCGTCGTGCTCGACGCCGGGCAAATCATCGAGCAGGGCCCGCATGCCGAGCTGCTCGCCAAGCAGGGCCTGTACGCATCGCTGTACAACATGCAGTTCCGCGAAGACTGA
- a CDS encoding TerC family protein yields MLEFFQALHWGAVFQIVLIDILLGGDNAVVIALACRGLAPGKRMYGILWGTAGAIVLRVLLISFALVLLDVPFLKIIGCLLLLWIGIKLMVPEHDGHDGIKSTASVLAAVKTIIVADFAMSLDNVIAIAGAAENTHADHQIFYVIFGLLVSVPIIVWGSTLVLKLMDRFPMVVALGAGLLGWIAGGMLITDVYFVERLGEPTVVAKLAAELAGAFVVIAVGKRLAAYRQAEQRRSHDSA; encoded by the coding sequence ATGCTCGAGTTCTTCCAGGCGCTCCATTGGGGCGCCGTGTTCCAGATTGTGCTCATCGATATCCTGCTGGGCGGAGACAATGCGGTAGTGATCGCATTGGCCTGCCGGGGCCTCGCGCCCGGCAAGCGCATGTACGGAATACTCTGGGGCACGGCGGGGGCCATCGTGTTGCGCGTCCTGCTCATCAGCTTCGCGCTGGTCCTGCTCGACGTCCCGTTCCTGAAAATCATCGGCTGCCTGCTGCTGCTGTGGATCGGCATCAAGCTGATGGTGCCCGAGCATGACGGGCACGACGGCATCAAAAGCACGGCGTCGGTGCTGGCCGCCGTCAAGACCATTATCGTGGCCGATTTCGCCATGAGCCTCGACAATGTCATCGCCATCGCCGGCGCCGCCGAAAACACGCACGCCGATCATCAGATCTTCTACGTCATATTCGGCTTGCTGGTCAGCGTGCCCATCATTGTGTGGGGCAGCACGCTGGTGCTGAAGCTGATGGACCGCTTCCCCATGGTCGTCGCATTGGGGGCGGGCCTGCTGGGGTGGATTGCCGGCGGCATGCTGATTACCGACGTCTATTTCGTCGAGCGGCTGGGCGAGCCTACCGTGGTGGCCAAGCTGGCTGCCGAGCTGGCGGGGGCTTTCGTGGTCATCGCCGTGGGCAAGCGGCTGGCCGCATACAGGCAGGCCGAACAGCGCCGCTCGCACGATTCCGCCTAG
- a CDS encoding M20 aminoacylase family protein, translated as MYARSALESIRLFHDELTALRRDLHAHPELGFEEVRTSGIVAGALEALGLEVHRGIGKTGVVGVIRGRGHDSGRMIGLRADMDALPMTEDNDFGYKSSKAGLMHGCGHDGHTAILIGAARYLAQTRNFDGTAVLIFQPAEEGRGGAKAMMEDGLFDTFPCDAIYALHNWPGLKPGTVGINPGPMMAAADRFEITITGRGGHGAHPYQTIDPVTIAGHVITVLQTIVSRNVNPLDSAVLSIGSLQAGHPGAMSVIPREAKMVGTVRTFRKSVQEMVETRMRELVSAVAGGFGATAEIEYQRIYPATLNTPQHANLVADIATDLVGKENVVRDLVPSMGSEDFSFMLQARPGAYFRLGQGGAESGCVLHNSRFDFNDAVIPLGSAMFCALAERGMPLAE; from the coding sequence ATGTACGCAAGATCTGCACTGGAATCGATCCGGCTATTTCATGACGAATTGACGGCTTTGCGCCGCGATTTGCACGCTCATCCCGAACTGGGCTTCGAAGAGGTGCGCACGTCGGGCATCGTGGCAGGCGCACTCGAGGCCCTGGGCCTGGAGGTGCACCGCGGCATCGGCAAGACCGGGGTGGTGGGGGTGATCCGCGGGCGCGGCCACGACAGCGGCCGCATGATCGGCCTGCGCGCCGACATGGACGCGCTGCCCATGACCGAGGACAACGACTTCGGCTACAAGTCCAGCAAGGCGGGCCTGATGCACGGCTGCGGGCACGACGGCCATACCGCCATCCTGATCGGCGCGGCGCGCTATCTGGCGCAGACCCGCAATTTCGACGGCACGGCCGTGCTGATATTCCAGCCCGCCGAAGAGGGCCGCGGCGGCGCCAAGGCCATGATGGAAGACGGGCTGTTCGACACCTTTCCGTGCGACGCCATTTATGCCCTGCATAACTGGCCGGGCCTGAAGCCCGGCACGGTGGGCATCAATCCCGGCCCCATGATGGCGGCCGCCGACCGCTTCGAGATCACCATCACCGGCCGCGGCGGCCATGGCGCCCACCCTTACCAGACCATCGATCCGGTGACGATCGCCGGACACGTGATCACCGTGCTGCAGACCATCGTGTCGCGCAATGTGAACCCGCTGGATTCGGCCGTGCTGTCGATCGGGTCGCTGCAGGCCGGGCATCCCGGCGCCATGAGCGTGATACCGCGCGAAGCCAAGATGGTGGGCACGGTGCGCACGTTCCGCAAGTCGGTACAGGAAATGGTCGAAACACGCATGCGCGAGCTGGTCAGCGCCGTGGCCGGCGGCTTTGGCGCTACCGCCGAGATCGAGTACCAGCGCATCTACCCCGCTACCCTGAACACGCCGCAGCATGCCAACCTGGTGGCGGATATCGCCACCGACCTGGTGGGCAAGGAAAACGTGGTGCGCGACCTGGTGCCGTCGATGGGCTCGGAAGATTTTTCTTTCATGCTGCAGGCCCGGCCCGGGGCGTATTTTCGCCTGGGGCAGGGCGGCGCCGAATCCGGCTGCGTGCTGCATAATTCGCGCTTCGATTTCAATGATGCCGTGATTCCGCTGGGCAGCGCGATGTTCTGCGCGCTGGCCGAGCGCGGCATGCCCCTGGCAGAATAA
- the rsmH gene encoding 16S rRNA (cytosine(1402)-N(4))-methyltransferase RsmH gives MEFEHRPVLLAPTVDALLLADFGGKGAARSGRQDGEQADARAQRGVFVDGTFGRGGHSRELLGRLGPEARLVVFDKDPQAIAVANELAAGDARVMVVHGGFAGMREELAARGIEAIDGVMLDLGVSSPQLDDAGRGFSFMREGPLDMRMDTTRGPTVADWLAQASVDEMREVIADYGEERFAFQVAKAIAARRATRPLRTTLELAECVASAVRTREKGQHPATRTFQALRIYINRELEELARALASALELLAPGGRLAVISFHSLEDRMVKQCIAAAARPAVAHARLPLRESELPQPLFRSLGRVQADDDEIAGNARARSAVLRVAERTATPLGADGADAFVPAQRVPGEAAPARRGARRRPH, from the coding sequence ATGGAATTCGAACATCGGCCCGTGCTGCTGGCGCCGACGGTGGATGCGTTGCTGCTGGCCGATTTCGGCGGCAAGGGCGCGGCACGGTCGGGGCGGCAGGATGGCGAGCAGGCCGATGCGCGGGCGCAGCGCGGGGTGTTCGTCGACGGCACTTTCGGGCGCGGCGGCCACAGCCGCGAGCTGCTGGGGCGGCTGGGCCCCGAAGCGCGGCTGGTGGTGTTCGACAAGGATCCCCAGGCGATTGCCGTGGCCAACGAACTGGCCGCCGGCGATGCCCGGGTGATGGTGGTGCATGGCGGCTTTGCCGGCATGCGCGAAGAATTGGCGGCGCGCGGCATCGAGGCGATCGATGGCGTGATGCTGGACCTGGGGGTGTCTTCCCCTCAGCTGGATGATGCCGGGCGGGGCTTTTCGTTTATGCGCGAAGGCCCGCTCGATATGCGAATGGATACGACCCGCGGCCCGACGGTGGCGGATTGGCTGGCGCAAGCCAGTGTGGATGAGATGCGGGAGGTCATAGCGGATTATGGCGAAGAACGGTTTGCTTTTCAGGTTGCAAAGGCGATTGCTGCTCGCCGCGCAACACGGCCGCTGCGCACCACGCTCGAGCTTGCCGAGTGCGTCGCCAGCGCCGTCCGCACGCGCGAAAAGGGGCAGCATCCGGCCACACGCACCTTTCAGGCTCTACGGATTTACATCAATCGGGAACTCGAAGAGCTCGCGCGCGCCCTCGCGTCAGCTTTAGAGCTGCTTGCCCCGGGGGGGAGGTTGGCGGTGATCAGTTTTCATTCGCTTGAAGACCGCATGGTCAAGCAGTGCATCGCGGCGGCGGCCCGGCCGGCCGTCGCGCATGCGCGCCTGCCCCTGCGCGAAAGCGAACTGCCGCAGCCGCTGTTCCGTTCGCTGGGCCGGGTGCAGGCCGATGACGACGAAATCGCCGGCAATGCGCGGGCCCGTTCGGCCGTGCTGCGGGTGGCGGAGCGCACCGCGACGCCGCTGGGCGCCGACGGCGCCGACGCATTCGTGCCGGCCCAGCGCGTGCCGGGCGAAGCCGCGCCGGCGCGGCGCGGCGCCAGGCGGAGGCCGCACTGA
- the mraZ gene encoding division/cell wall cluster transcriptional repressor MraZ: protein MFQGSSALTLDAKGRISIPTRHRDALIAQAEGRLTLTRHPDGCLLVYPRQEWEKKREQIAAFPMSARALQRLLLGNAQDVELDGSGRVLIAPELRNASGMTRDVMLLGMGAHFELWDAASLARREAEDLAQGMPDVLNQFSF from the coding sequence GTGTTTCAGGGAAGCAGCGCGCTGACGCTCGATGCCAAGGGACGGATCTCGATTCCGACCCGGCATCGTGACGCGCTGATTGCGCAGGCCGAAGGCCGGCTGACCCTGACCCGCCACCCTGACGGCTGCCTGCTGGTGTACCCGCGGCAAGAGTGGGAAAAGAAGCGCGAACAGATCGCCGCTTTCCCCATGTCTGCCCGCGCGCTCCAGCGGCTGCTGCTGGGCAACGCCCAGGACGTCGAACTCGACGGATCTGGCCGTGTGCTCATCGCGCCTGAACTGCGCAACGCTTCCGGTATGACGCGCGATGTGATGCTGCTCGGTATGGGCGCGCACTTCGAGCTCTGGGATGCCGCTTCCCTGGCCCGCCGCGAGGCGGAAGACCTGGCTCAGGGAATGCCGGACGTGTTGAACCAGTTTTCGTTCTGA
- the ftsL gene encoding cell division protein FtsL — translation MGRTALLLAALLMLSAISLVTSRYQSRQLFIELDRSNAQARTLDTDWRRLQLERAELARNARVDRAAREDLKMIPIVPDRTLYVNQQPIPAGGAQ, via the coding sequence ATGGGACGCACCGCTTTGCTTCTGGCCGCCCTGCTGATGCTGTCGGCGATTTCTCTGGTGACCAGCCGGTACCAGTCGCGCCAGTTGTTCATTGAGCTGGACCGCAGCAATGCCCAGGCCCGCACGCTGGATACCGACTGGCGCCGCTTGCAGCTCGAGCGCGCCGAGCTGGCGCGCAACGCCCGCGTCGACCGCGCCGCGCGCGAAGACCTGAAAATGATTCCCATCGTGCCTGACCGCACGCTGTACGTGAACCAGCAGCCGATACCGGCTGGAGGCGCGCAATGA
- the pyrC gene encoding dihydroorotase yields MSSAQNITQLTITRPDDWHLHLRDGAALQAVAGDSARQFARAIIMPNLRPPVTTTEQALAYRQRIEAALRPRDDIPAFTPLMTLYLTDNTPADEIVRAHESGQVHAVKLYPAGATTNSDAGVTDLLGKCGKALQALERCGMPLLVHGEVTDPGIDVFDREAVFIERVMQPLRKAYPGLKVVFEHITTKDGAEYVRDAEGPIGATITPQHMLYNRNAIFLGGVRPHWYCLPILKREVHRQALVEAATSGNPRFFLGTDSAPHARGLKEHACGCAGCYTALHAMELYATAFERAGRLDRLEGFASFHGPDFYGLPRNTDTLTLRREPYAIPDELPFGDTSLVPLAAGESLDWRMA; encoded by the coding sequence ATGTCCTCTGCTCAAAACATCACGCAACTGACCATCACCCGCCCCGACGACTGGCATCTGCACCTGCGCGACGGCGCGGCGCTGCAGGCCGTGGCGGGCGACAGCGCGCGCCAGTTCGCGCGCGCCATCATCATGCCCAACCTGCGTCCGCCGGTAACCACTACCGAACAGGCCCTGGCCTACCGGCAGCGCATCGAGGCCGCCCTGCGCCCGCGCGATGACATCCCGGCGTTTACGCCCTTGATGACGCTCTACCTGACCGACAACACGCCGGCCGACGAAATCGTCCGCGCGCACGAGTCAGGCCAGGTGCATGCCGTGAAGCTGTATCCGGCCGGCGCCACCACCAATTCCGACGCCGGCGTCACCGACTTGCTGGGCAAGTGCGGCAAGGCCCTGCAGGCCCTGGAGCGCTGCGGCATGCCGCTGCTGGTGCACGGCGAAGTCACCGACCCCGGCATCGACGTGTTCGACCGCGAGGCGGTCTTCATCGAGCGGGTCATGCAGCCGCTGCGCAAAGCGTATCCCGGCCTGAAGGTAGTGTTCGAGCACATTACCACCAAAGACGGCGCCGAGTATGTGCGCGACGCCGAAGGCCCGATCGGCGCCACCATTACGCCGCAGCACATGCTGTACAACCGCAACGCGATTTTTCTGGGCGGCGTGCGCCCGCACTGGTACTGCCTGCCGATCCTGAAGCGGGAAGTGCACCGCCAGGCGCTGGTGGAAGCGGCCACCAGCGGCAACCCGCGTTTTTTCCTGGGCACCGACAGCGCGCCGCATGCGCGCGGCCTTAAAGAGCATGCCTGCGGCTGCGCCGGCTGCTATACCGCCCTGCATGCGATGGAGCTGTACGCCACCGCGTTCGAGCGGGCGGGGCGGCTGGACCGGCTGGAAGGCTTTGCCAGTTTCCATGGCCCCGACTTCTACGGCCTGCCGCGCAATACCGACACCCTGACGCTGCGGCGCGAGCCCTACGCCATTCCCGACGAACTGCCGTTCGGCGACACGTCGCTGGTGCCGCTGGCGGCGGGCGAGTCGCTGGACTGGCGCATGGCGTAG
- a CDS encoding SWIB/MDM2 domain-containing protein yields the protein MATTSKPATARKPNAAFMKPLTPSAELAAVIGSEAVPRTEVTKKIWEYIKKHNLQDASNKRNINADAKLRPIFGKDQVTMFELTKLVNAHLK from the coding sequence ATGGCTACAACCTCCAAACCCGCGACCGCACGCAAGCCGAACGCCGCATTCATGAAGCCCCTGACCCCCAGCGCCGAGCTGGCCGCCGTCATCGGCTCCGAAGCCGTGCCGCGCACCGAGGTCACCAAGAAGATCTGGGAATACATCAAAAAGCACAACCTGCAAGACGCCAGCAACAAGCGCAACATCAACGCCGATGCCAAGCTGCGTCCGATCTTTGGCAAAGATCAAGTCACCATGTTCGAACTGACCAAGCTGGTCAACGCCCACCTGAAGTAA
- the rng gene encoding ribonuclease G — translation MIEDILINITPFETRVALVEQGAVQELHVERSIQRGHVGNIYLGRVVRVLPGMQSAFIDVGLERAAFIHIADLRENRSERSQGLTPTAIEKLLFEGQTLMVQVIKDPLGTKGARLSTQISIAGRMLVYLPHDPHIGISQKIDSETERTQLRERLQALIPEEEKGGLIVRTQAEGATDEELSADLEYLRKLWSRVQAAARSQPAPALLHQDLTLAQRVLRDMVGPHTGVIQVDSRTTTTALTEWARVYTPSVADRIQHYSGERPLFDTANVDEEIARALSRRVDLKSGGYLIIDQTEALTTVDVNTGGFVGGRNFDDTIFKTNLEAAQAIARQLRLRNLGGIVILDFIDMEDPEHRETVLAELKKALSRDRTRMTVNGFTQLGLVEMTRKRTRDSLAHQLCEPCPMCEARGTVRTARTVCYEILREILREARQFNPREFRILASQNVVDLFLEEESQHLAMLGDFVGKPVSLEVETAYSQEQYDIILT, via the coding sequence ATGATCGAAGACATCCTGATCAATATCACCCCCTTTGAAACGCGGGTCGCGCTGGTTGAACAGGGCGCGGTTCAGGAATTACACGTCGAGCGCAGCATCCAGCGCGGGCATGTCGGCAACATCTATCTGGGACGCGTGGTGCGGGTGCTGCCCGGCATGCAAAGCGCCTTCATCGATGTCGGCCTGGAGCGCGCCGCCTTCATCCATATTGCCGACCTGCGCGAAAACCGCAGCGAGCGCAGCCAGGGGCTGACGCCCACCGCCATCGAAAAACTGCTGTTCGAAGGCCAGACTCTGATGGTGCAGGTGATCAAAGACCCGCTGGGCACCAAGGGCGCACGGCTATCCACCCAGATCAGCATCGCCGGGCGCATGCTGGTGTACCTGCCGCACGATCCGCATATCGGCATTTCGCAGAAAATCGACTCCGAAACTGAGCGCACCCAGTTGCGCGAACGCCTGCAGGCGCTGATTCCGGAAGAAGAAAAAGGCGGCCTGATCGTGCGCACGCAGGCCGAAGGCGCCACCGACGAAGAGCTGAGCGCCGATCTGGAATACCTGCGCAAACTATGGAGCCGTGTGCAGGCGGCCGCCCGCAGCCAGCCTGCCCCGGCGCTGCTGCACCAGGACCTGACTCTGGCGCAGCGCGTGCTGCGCGACATGGTGGGCCCGCATACCGGCGTGATCCAGGTGGATTCGCGCACGACCACCACCGCCCTGACCGAATGGGCGCGGGTTTATACGCCGTCGGTGGCCGATCGCATCCAGCACTACAGCGGCGAGCGCCCGCTGTTCGACACGGCCAATGTCGATGAAGAAATTGCGCGCGCACTGTCGCGGCGGGTGGACCTGAAGTCGGGCGGGTACCTGATCATCGACCAGACCGAAGCGCTGACCACGGTGGACGTGAATACCGGCGGATTCGTGGGCGGCCGGAATTTCGACGACACGATATTCAAGACCAACCTGGAAGCGGCGCAGGCAATTGCCCGTCAGTTGCGGCTGCGCAACCTGGGGGGCATTGTGATTCTGGACTTCATCGATATGGAAGATCCGGAACACCGCGAGACCGTGCTGGCCGAACTGAAGAAAGCCCTGTCGCGCGACCGCACCCGCATGACGGTCAACGGATTCACGCAGCTGGGCCTGGTCGAGATGACCCGCAAGCGCACGCGCGATTCGCTGGCGCACCAGTTGTGCGAGCCCTGCCCCATGTGCGAAGCGCGCGGCACGGTGCGCACGGCGCGCACCGTCTGCTATGAAATTCTGCGCGAAATTCTGCGCGAGGCGCGCCAGTTCAACCCGCGTGAATTCCGCATTCTGGCTTCGCAGAATGTGGTGGACCTGTTTCTGGAAGAAGAAAGCCAGCACCTGGCGATGCTGGGGGATTTCGTGGGCAAGCCCGTATCGCTGGAAGTGGAAACCGCGTATTCGCAGGAGCAGTACGACATTATTCTGACCTGA